The proteins below are encoded in one region of Phaeodactylum tricornutum CCAP 1055/1 chromosome 3, complete sequence:
- a CDS encoding 5'-Nucleotidase or metallophosphoesterase (similarity to 5'-nucleotidase/2',3'-cyclic phosphodiesterase and related esterases - 5'-nucleotidases are enzymes that catalyze the hydrolysis of phosphate esterified at carbon 5' of the ribose and deoxyribose portions of nucleotide molecules; similarity to metallophosphoesterases - metallo-phosphoesterase motif is found in a large number of proteins involved in phosphorylation; contains additional Calcium-binding EF-hand): MKIPSRNRWRSRPGWAVAILVSCGSNRVDGLAFQQSVRGGGRAASTPDKVDRVETWEASPCQDSECRLILCHITDVYTLEHLAHFKTLVEETKKNSEGSAVVSVLTGDFLSPYLLSSVDRGEGMMHALGRIPLDYLTWGNHEADINHRTVCQHVRNFAGTWLNSNMIDHEAMDAQKEYDVIELTSPDGSNHRKIGLAAVLSSDPALYAQFKAPGPFGGATVTDPWEALAKYKRLLEKDHGVDLVVPLQHLYVPDDHKTCHKFDFPVVLSGHDHHRVDEVVDGTRLIKPGMNAAYAAVVEISWKTSSSEKPVIRSRFLRFLAEENERAYDALIPLRNTELARVPSNFEPLTSNNSRGSVCTMGSFICSLLRSSLNVSRRQRDNKVDAVLLMGGNVRGNADYPEGSFFSLEALEAEIKSDEVIAVVNMPGWLLAAGIEATHAGDPIPGWMQYDVGIRQDENNVVTQVAGLPIDRERVYRVATKIGDLTNGQSIPLTQYYTENRHLLPPKGAYVNIQSELMAYFARNLWRKLWDAVSLELAETCDTDNDCNPVGRLEVLDKTGDGEVSVAEIQTALRDLLGYSVDDRETSLAKFVHSFADTTSTGRVTLRDFEIFCDEMEQTYERDSWRLSYPKPSSFEIVCDARAPRGSQKFCKFGFFVVVTNFPSGPILPLPSTISIFTVFMRSKMIIREHIPVKIVASSPNDSAQILKKDDFCTKGTMKTLQGLLPPTFYLMGFVPFWSPVRTAESFSVARQPHAGGGRAPGQPNKIDTTESWEVSPRSDSECRLIICQITDVYTLENLAHFKTLIAETKKRAPGSTVVSMLTGDFLSPYLLSSVDKGAGMMHALNSIPLDYLCWGNHEADIEHHITCRHVRNFHAKGGKFINSNMLDHDAMDAQQEYDVIELKSEDGTNTRRVGLTAVLSDDPALYSHFKGKGAFGGATLTDPWEALTKYKKILEDDEKCDVVIPLQHLYVPDDHKTCEQFDFPLILSGHDHHIVDEVVEGTRLIKPGMNADFAAVVEISWNDATEEKPKIRSQFVRCKDWAPDPVMAEENERAYDSLLPLRNTELARIPSYYEPLTSNNSRGSVCSMGKYICSVLKSAFNMNRGKKNRVDAVLIMGGNVRGNADYPIGSYFSLEALEAEIKSDETVGVISMPGWLLAEGIEATHCGDPIPGWFQYDVGIQQDENNVVTHVAGLPIDRDRMYRVATKIGDLTNGQSPPFTEYYQTNPKSLPPKGNYVNIQSEMMSYFARNLWKRLWDAISHEVEDTCDIDGNCSPEDRLDVLDSNGDGTVTVEEIHNALRDLLDYSVDDRETTLAEFVHAFADTDGSGKVTVKDFEVFCDDMAEQAVINRALAREAMERQREIAAAAST, from the exons ATGAAAATACCATCGCGGAATCGATGGCGTTCTCGACCGGGATGGGCTGTGGCCATTCTGGTGTCTTGCGGATCCAATCGTGTCGACGGATTGGCCTTTCAGCAATCAGTGCGTGGGGGAGGTCGAGCCGCGAGTACACCGGATAAAGTAGACAGGGTTGAAACGTGGGAAGCCTCGCCGTGCCAAGATTCGGAATGTCGATTGATCCTCTGTCACATAACGGACGTCTACACGCTCGAGCATCTCGCCCATTTCAAAACGCTCGTGGAAGAGACCAAGAAAAACTCCGAAGGATCCGCCGTGGTTTCTGTACTGACGGGGGATTTTCTGT CACCCTACTTACTTTCCAGTGTGGATCGAGGCGAAGGGATGATGCACGCGCTTGGGCGGATTCCCCTCGATTATTTGACATGGGGAAACCACGAAGCCGACATCAACCACCGCACCGTTTGTCAACACGTCCGCAACTTTGCTGGTACGTGGCTCAATTCCAATATGATCGATCACGAAGCCATGGATGCACAGAAAGAATACGATGTCATTGAACTGACCTCACCTGACGGATCCAACCACCGCAAAATTGGACTCGCCGCGGTCCTTTCCAGCGACCCGGCCTTGTACGCGCAATTTAAAGCACCCGGGCCTTTTGGTGGCGCAACCGTCACTGATCCGTGGGAAGCCCTGGCAAAGTACAAacgcttgttggaaaaagaTCACGGTGTGGATTTGGTGGTACCTTTGCAGCATTTGTACGTCCCGGACGATCACAAGACTTGCCACAAATTTGATTTTCCGGTGGTGCTGTCTGGACACGATCATCACCGTGTTGATGAAGTGGTGGATGGCACTCGGCTCATCAAACCGGGCATGAATGCTGCGTACGCAGCTGTTGTGGAAATTTCGTGGAAGACGTCGTCGAGCGAAAAACCCGTTATTCGATCACGATTCCTGCGCT TTTTGGCCGAGGAGAACGAGCGTGCTTATGATGCCCTGATTCCTTTACGTAATACCGAATTGGCTCGTGTTCCATCAAACTTTGAACCTTTGACTTCCAACAATAGTCGCGGCAGTGTCTGTACCATGGGCAGTTTCATTTGTTCGCTGCTGCGATCGTCGCTCAATGTTTCGCGGCGGCAGCGGGATAACAAAGTGGACGCCGTCCTACTCATGGGTGGCAATGTAAGAGGAAATGCCGACTACCCCGAAGGGTCATTCTTCTCGCTGGAAGCTCTAGAGGCCGAAATAAAATCGGACGAAGTAATAGCAGTAGTGAACATGCCTGGTTGGCTGCTGGCCGCAGGCATCGAAGCGACCCATGCCGGTGACCCAATTCCAGGATGGATGCAGTATGATGTGGGCATCCGACAAGATGAGAATAACGTGGTTACGCAAGTAGCTGGGCTTCCCATTGATCGCGAGCGTGTCTACCGAGTGGCGACCAAAATTGGCGACTTGACCAACGGACAAAGTATTCCGCTCACGCAATACTACACAGAGAATCGAcatcttcttccaccaaaGGGAGCGTACGTTAATATACAGTCCGAGCTGATGGCCTACTTTGCAAGAAATCTTTGGCGAAAGCTGTGGGATGCCGTCTCCTTGGAGCTTGCGGAGACTTGCGATACCGACAACGACTGCAACCCCGTAGGCCGGCTGGAAGTCCTTGACAAAACCGGGGATGGTGAAGTCTCGGTGGCCGAAATTCAAACCGCTTTACGAGATTTGCTGGGGTATTCTGTGGACGACCGAGAAACATCGTTGGCCAAGTTTGTTCATTCGTTTGCTGATACGACCAGTACTGGACGGGTAACACTACGGGATTTTGAAATTTTCTGCGACGAAATGGAGCAAACTTACGAGCGAGACAGCTGGCGATTGTCGTATCCGAAACC TTCAAGCTTCGAGATTGTCTGCGATGCTCGCGCACCCAGAGGTTCCCAGAAATTCTGCAAATTCGGATTCTTTGTTGTCGTGACCAACTTTCCAAGTGGTCCGATTCTTCCTTTGCCTTCCACGATATCCATTTTTACGGTCTTTATGCGCAGT AAAATGATTATTAGAGAACATATACCCGTCAAGATTGTAGCTTCAAGTCCG AACGATTCTGCACAAATTCTGAAAAAAGACGATTTCTGTACGAAAGGCACGATGAAGACGCTTCAAGGCTTGCTCCCGCCTACGTTCTATCTGATGGGCTTTGTGCCTTTCTGGAGTCCAGTACGTACGGCTGAATCCTTTTCGGTCGCTCGCCAGCCCCACGCTGGCGGGGGCCGAGCACCGGGACAACCCAACAAGATCGACACTACGGAAAGTTGGGAAGTCTCGCCCCGCAGCGATTCGGAATGCCGGCTCATCATTTGTCAGATCACCGACGTGTATACGCTCGAAAACTTGGCGCACTTCAAAACGTTGATCGCTGAGACCAAGAAGCGGGCACCGGGGTCCACTGTAGTATCCATGTTGACGGGTGACTTTTTGT CTCCGTACCTTTTGTCCAGCGTCGATAAGGGCGCCGGAATGATGCATGCTCTGAACAGCATTCCGCTCGACTATTTGTGTTGGGGCAATCACGAAGCCGACATCGAGCACCACATCACCTGTCGTCACGTCAGGAATTTTCACGCCAAGGGGGGCAAGTTCATCAATTCCAACATGCTCGATCACGACGCAATGGACGCTCAACAGGAATATGATGTCATTGAATTGAAATCGGAGGATGGTACCAACACGCGACGCGTCGGCCTTACGGCAGTCCTCTCCGACGATCCAGCTCTGTACTCTCACTTCAAGGGGAAAGGTGCTTTTGGTGGAGCCACTTTGACGGATCCCTGGGAAGCTTTGACCAAGTACAAGAAGATtcttgaagacgacgaaaagtGTGATGTCGTTATTCCGCTTCAGCATTTGTACGTTCCGGACGATCACAAAACGTGCGAACAATTCGATTTCCCCCTAATTCTGTCGGGTCACGATCATCACATCGTGGACGAAGTAGTGGAAGGAACTCGTCTCATCAAGCCCGGTATGAACGCCGACTTCGCCGCCGTGGTCGAAATATCTTGGAATGACGCGACGGAAGAGAAGCCCAAGATACGCTCACAGTTCGTTCGTTGCAAGGATTGGGCTCCGGATCCTGTCATggcggaagaaaatgaaCGAGCCTACGACTCACTCCTTCCACTACGCAATACGGAACTTGCGCGCATTCCTTCGTACTACGAACCGCTCACTTCCAATAACTCTCGTGGCAGTGTCTGTAGCATGGGAAAGTATATTTGTTCGGTTCTGAAATCGGCATTTAATATGAACCGTGGCAAAAAGAACCGTGTTGATGCTGTGCTGATCATGGGAGGTAACGTTAGGGGCAATGCGGACTACCCCATCGGCTCCTACTTTTCCTTGGAGGCACTCGAGGCCGAAATAAAGTCGGACGAAACAGTAGGCGTCATCTCGATGCCCGGTTGGCTTTTGGCGGAAGGGATCGAGGCAACGCACTGTGGCGACCCTATTCCTGGATGGTTTCAGTATGATGTAGGTATCCAGCAGGACGAAAACAATGTGGTCACACACGTCGCCGGGCTCCCTATCGACCGTGATCGCATGTACCGGGTTGCGACGAAGATAGGTGACTTGACGAATGGACAGAGCCCACCATTTACGGAATATTACCAGACCAACCCCAAAAGTCTTCCACCCAAAGGTAACTACGTCAATATTCAGTCCGAGATGATGAGTTATTTTGCCCGGAACTTATGGAAACGCCTCTGGGACGCAATTTCTCACGAAGTTGAAGATACTTGCGATATTGACGGCAATTGTAGTCCCGAAGACCGCCTAGATGTTTTAGATTCGAACGGGGACGGGACTGTCACCGTCGAAGAAATTCACAATGCCCTCCGCGATCTTTTAGACTATTCGGTAGACGATCGCGAAACCACCCTGGCCGAATTTGTACATGCCTTTGCCGATACGGATGGTAGCGGCAAGGTGACCGTCAAAGACTTTGAAGTTTTCTGTGACGACATGGCGGAGCAAGCTGTGATCAATCGAGCTTTGGCAAGGGAAGCGATGGAACGGCAGCGCGAGATAGCAGCAGCCGCCTCCACATAG
- a CDS encoding predicted protein, with the protein MPGDRNHVVVVGSANQDLTSYTPTVPVMGETVMGQEFETSCGGKGSNQAVAAGSLGISPVTMICRVGDDVFGEALLDKLASVNVAWDETRTILRGKNSPASGTATIVVDTNSGDNMIIVTPGANYALSPNDVEESLRALPEPPAIVVVQLEIKPAAALQALRTAKDLGAITVLNPAPAPEGYTLDDFFPYVDILIPNETELRKCLGKDELSDEDEEALAKELLDKGMGMGVIVTLGARGAMVTLVDAPRDLPARNEPIKDTIGAGDAFCGALSTYLSAGLSLTEAAGKACGVASMSVRRRGA; encoded by the exons ATGCCGGGAGATCGCAATCATGTCGTGGTGGTCGGATCCGCCAACCAAGATTTGACATCCTACACTCCCACTGTGCCAGTCATGGGCGAGACCGTTATGGGTCAAGAATTCGAAACCTCGTGTGGAGGAAAAGGTTCCAACCAAGCCGTCGCGGCGGGCAGTCTCGGAATTAGTCCTGTTACCATGATCTGTCGCGTAGGGGACGATGTATTTGGCGAAGCGCTCCTCGACAAATTGGCTAGCGTAAACGTTGCCTGGGACGAAACTCGTACCATTTTGAGAGGCAAAAATAGTCCTGCCTCGGGAACGGCTACTATTGTGGTCGATACCAACAGTGGGGACAATATGATTATCGTGACACCAGGTGCTAACTATGCGCTTTCTCCGAACGACGTGGAAGAGTCGCTGCGAGCCCTTCCCGAACCGCCTGCCATTGTTGTAGTGCAGTTGGAGATCAAGCCTGCTGCCGCATTACAGGCGCTCCGCACTGCAAAAGATTTGGGCGCCATTACGGTTTTAAACCCGGCACCCGCCCCGGAAGGCTACACGCTGGATGATTTTTTCCCGTATGTAGATATTCTGATTCCCAACGAGACCGAATTGAGAAAATGTCTCGGGAAAGATGAATtgtccgacgaagacgaagaagcgctaGCCAAAGAATTGCTCGACAAAGGGATGGGTATGGGAGTCATTGTAACTCTAGGCGCTCGGGGAGCCATG GTTACTTTAGTGGACGCTCCAAGAGATCTGCCAGCGCGCAACGAACCTATTAAAGACACAATTGGAGCAGGCGATGCCTTTTGCGGTGCACTGTCGACTTATCTTTCGGCCGGTTTATCCCTGACGGAGGCTGCTGGCAAGGCATGCGGTGTGGCTAGCATGTCGGTGCGGCGTCGTGGCGCC
- a CDS encoding predicted protein, with amino-acid sequence MSIKPRLTFVTGNKNKLEEVKQILESGGELPFELSSRNIELPELQGEPYDIAIEKCRIAASKIKGPCLTEDTSLCFNALNGMPGPYIKWFLEKCGHDGLNAMLTGFDDKSAYAETIVAFTKGPDEDVHVFDGRTDGRIVPPRGLLDFGWDPIFEADESDGKTYAEMDKPTKNAISHRGRSLAKLRSFLLENRSTLSKNL; translated from the exons ATGTCG ATCAAGCCACGTTTGACATTCGTAACGGGTAACAAGAACAAGCTAGAAGAGGTCAAACAGATTTTGGAATCGGGAGGCGAACTCCCCTTCGAGTTGAGCAGTCGAAATATCGAACTACCAGAGCTACAGGGTGAACCGTACGACATTGCCATCGAAAAGTGCCGCATCGCAGCTTCTAAAATCAAAGGACCTTGTTTAACCGAAGACACGTCACTCTGCTTCAATGCGCTGAATGGAATGCCTGGACCTTACATTAAATGGTTCCTCGAAAAGTGTGGCCACGATGGGCTAAATGCAATGTTGACAGGGTTTGACGACAAATCTGCCTATGCTGAAACCATCGTCGCTTTTACAAAAGGACCCGATGAGGATGTACATGTCTTTGACGGCCGCACCGATGGTCGTATTGTACCACCTCGCGGCCTCCTAGATTTTGGGTGGGATCCAATATTCGAAGCCGACGAAAGCGACGGAAAGACGTATGCGGAGATGGATAAACCCACCAAAAATGCGATTAGCCATCGCGGACGATCGCTTGCTAAACTTCGCAGCTTTCTCCTTGAAAATCGTTCAACTTTGTCGAAGAATTTGTGA